The sequence below is a genomic window from Pseudomonas cremoricolorata.
CACCGAACACCGCCAGGCGCTCGTGGCCGAAATTGCGTACTTTTTCGTTGTCCTTGCCCAGCAGCACATCGATCAGGTGACCCACGCCGTAGCGCTGGCCGGTGCGGTACACCGCCGACAGCGCCTGGCGCGCAGGCTCCGTGGCGTCCCAGGTCTGCACGTTGTCGACGCAGTTGTCGCAATGGCCGCAGGGCTGCTCGAGGATTTCATCGAAATAGGCCAACAGCGCCTGACGCCGACAACGGGTTTCTTCGCACAGCGCCAGCATGGCATCGAGCTTGTGTTGTTCGACGCGCTTGTGGCGCTCATCGCCCTCGGAGTTCTGCAGCATCTGCTTGAGCATCACCATGTCCTGCAGGCCGTAGGCCATCCAGGCGTCGGCGGGCAGGCCATCACGCCCGGCACGGCCCGTCTCCTGGTAATAGGCTTCGAGCGACTTGGGCAGGTCGAGATGGGCGACGAAGCGCACGTTGGGCTTGTCGATGCCCATGCCGAAGGCAATGGTGGCGACCATGATCAGCCCTTCTTCGTTGAGAAAGCGCTTCTGGTTGGCGGCGCGGGTCTCGGCGGGCAGGCCGGCATGGTATGGCAGCGCCGGAAAGCCCTGTTCGCACAGGTAGGCAGCGGTTTCATCGACCTTCTTGCGCGACAGGCAATAGACGATGCCGGCGTTGCCGCGGCGCTCGCCGAGAAACGCCATGAGCTGCTTGCGCGGCGACTCCTTGGGCACGATGCGATAGAAAATGTTGGGCCGGTCGAAGCTCGAGAGAAAGCGCTCGGCACCTTGCAGGTGCAGGCGCTGGACGATCTCTTCGCGGGTACGCATGTCGGCCGTGGCGGTCAGGGCGATGCGCGGCGTGTGCGGGAACAGTTCGGCGAGCTGGCCCAGTTGCAGGTACTCGGGGCGGAAATCATGCCCCCACTGCGACACGCAATGCGCCTCATCGATGGCGAACAGGGAAACGTCGAGTCCACGCAGAAAATCCAGCATGCGCGGCTGCACCAGTCGCTCGGGGGCCAGGTAGAGCATCTTCAGCTCACCACGGCGCAATCGCCCGGCCAGCTCGCGCTGCTGCTCGGTGCTGAGGGTGGAGTTGAGCGCAGCGGCGGGCACACCCAGCTCGTCGAGGGTCGCGACCTGGTCATCCATCAAGGCGATCAGCGGCGAGACCACGACCGTCAGCCCCGGACGCAGCAGGCCCGGTACCTGGAAGCACAGCGACTTGCCGCCGCCTGTGGGCATCAACACCAGGGCATCGCCGCCATTGGCCACGCACTCGATGATCGCGGCCTGGCGACCTCGGAAGCTGTCGTAACCGAAGACGTCCTTGAGGACGCGCTGAGCCTGTTCGAGCATTTGCCACTCCAATAGATCGCTGTACCGTCCGGCCCACAGGCTGAACGATAAACTCGCCGCGCACACCTGCGAATGCGTAAGCGGCTTTTGCCTGGCGCCGACATTCAGCCGGCAGGCATGAAAAACGGCGGATTATACCTCAGCACCCCTCCGGGCAGGGCAGCCGGTGACAGACGTGTTGCTTTGCCTGCAACGGCGCGCATGGTGCTAGAATTCGGTCATCGTTTATTCCCCCAAGGTAGCCTTTCCAATGTCCTTCGCCGAGCAACTCACCCGCCTGCAAGCCTTCCTCGATGCCGATGAGCTGCACGAAGAAGCACTGGACTATGTCGCCGCCCATGGCTACCTGACTGCGCTGTCGATCAGCGCCGAAGACGTGCCCGAGCGCGAATGGATCGACGCGCTGTTCGCCGAAGAGCCGCACTACGCCAGCGAAGCCCAGCACACCGAGGTCGAGGCCACACTGGTCGCACTGAAGGCGCACATTGCCCGTCAACTGGCCAGCGAAGAAGATTTCGAGCTGCCCTGCGACCTCGATCTGACAGACGAGCCGGACGACTCCGAGCTGCGCGGCTGGTGCATCGGCTTTATGGAGGGGGTGTTCCTGCGCGAAGAGATCTGGTTCGAAAACGCCGAAGAAGAAGTCAGCGAGATGCTCCTGCCGATCATGGTCGGATCGGGCTTGTTCGACGAGCAACCCGAGTTCGCCGACATCGCCAGCAACGCCAACCTGCAGGACGACATGATCGTGCAGATTCCTGAAGCGCTGACCGCGTTGTTCCTGTTGCTGCACGCACCTGACGAGAAGCCGGCGCTGCTCAAGCCACGCCATCACTGATCATCGCCATGCGCTACCTGCTGCTGGCCATCGGCTGGCTGAGCGTCGCGCTGGGGGTGGTGGGCATCTTCCTCCCGGTGTTGCCTACCACCCCGTTTCTGCTGC
It includes:
- the recQ gene encoding DNA helicase RecQ is translated as MLEQAQRVLKDVFGYDSFRGRQAAIIECVANGGDALVLMPTGGGKSLCFQVPGLLRPGLTVVVSPLIALMDDQVATLDELGVPAAALNSTLSTEQQRELAGRLRRGELKMLYLAPERLVQPRMLDFLRGLDVSLFAIDEAHCVSQWGHDFRPEYLQLGQLAELFPHTPRIALTATADMRTREEIVQRLHLQGAERFLSSFDRPNIFYRIVPKESPRKQLMAFLGERRGNAGIVYCLSRKKVDETAAYLCEQGFPALPYHAGLPAETRAANQKRFLNEEGLIMVATIAFGMGIDKPNVRFVAHLDLPKSLEAYYQETGRAGRDGLPADAWMAYGLQDMVMLKQMLQNSEGDERHKRVEQHKLDAMLALCEETRCRRQALLAYFDEILEQPCGHCDNCVDNVQTWDATEPARQALSAVYRTGQRYGVGHLIDVLLGKDNEKVRNFGHERLAVFGVGKGTDEAQWRSLFRQLVARGLVDIDLEGYGGLRLSDTCRPLLRGEVTLQLRRDLKPQTVAKTSGGSPASQLVRADERELWEALRVLRRKLAEEHSVPPYVIFPDSTLLEMLRSQPTSLSEMGQVSGVGARKLERYGQAFLEVLNAGEASAAPQPVADLRHELISLARAGMTPAQIAGQLNCSEKNVYSLLAEALGRQELSLEQALDLPEDLLMEIQDAFLDGEGELPPVTTIAPLFASRVPEGVLYCVRAALAAEFEL
- a CDS encoding UPF0149 family protein, which codes for MSFAEQLTRLQAFLDADELHEEALDYVAAHGYLTALSISAEDVPEREWIDALFAEEPHYASEAQHTEVEATLVALKAHIARQLASEEDFELPCDLDLTDEPDDSELRGWCIGFMEGVFLREEIWFENAEEEVSEMLLPIMVGSGLFDEQPEFADIASNANLQDDMIVQIPEALTALFLLLHAPDEKPALLKPRHH